Proteins encoded together in one Falco peregrinus isolate bFalPer1 chromosome 2, bFalPer1.pri, whole genome shotgun sequence window:
- the GSR gene encoding glutathione reductase, mitochondrial isoform X1, whose amino-acid sequence MAAAAYELLVLGGGSGGLAGARRAAELGARVALVEPRRFGGTCVNVGCVPKKVMWNAAVHAEFVHDHTDYGFETPGVKFNWRTMKEKRDAYVRRLNEIYENNVKKAHIDIIRGYGKFTADPEPTIEVDGKKYTAPHILIATGGHPAVPPDSKIPGASLGITSDGFFDLEELPRRSVIVGAGYIAVEIAGILSTLGSKSSLLIRQDKVLRTFDSMISSNCTQELENTGVDVWKHTQVKTVTKSPCGLLDVTVTSSVPGHKPTEGVIQDVDCLLWAVGREPNTKELCLDQVGVQVDAKGHVVVDEYQNTTRRGIYAVGDVCGRALLTPVAIAAGRKLAHRLFEGKQDSRLDYHDIPTVVFSHPPIGTVGLTEDEAVATHGRENVKIYSTSFTPLYHAITQRKVKCVMKLVCAGKEEKVVGLHMQGLGCDEMLQGFAVAIKMGATKADLDNTVAIHPTSAEELVTMR is encoded by the exons ATGGCGGCGGCTGCCTAcgagctgctggtgctgggcgGCGGGTCGGGGGGGCTGGCCGGGGCGCGCCGGGCGGCGGAGCTGGGGGCCCGCGTCGCGCTGGTGGAGCCGCGCCGCTTCGGGGGCACCTGC GTCAACGTCGGGTGCGTGCCAAAGAAG GTGATGTGGAACGCAGCGGTCCACGCGGAATTTGTCCACGATCACACCGACTATGGCTTCGAAACGCCTGGTGTCAAGTTCAACTGGAG AACAATGAAAGAGAAACGTGATGCTTACGTGAGGCGCCTGAATGAGATCTATGAGAATAACGTAAAGAAG GCTCACATCGACATCATTCGGGGCTATGGCAAGTTCACGGCTGACCCTGAGCCTACCATCGAGGTGGATGGGAAGAAGTACACAGCTCCTCACATCCTTATAGCCACGGGTGGGCACCCGGCTGTTCCTCCCGACAGCAAGATTCCTG GCGCCAGCCTGGGAATCACCAGTGACGGCTTCTTCGACCTGGAGGAACTGCCCAG GCGCAGCGTCATTGTCGGTGCCGGCTACATCGCGGTGGAAATTGCGGGGATCCTTTCCACGCTAGGCTCCAAGTCATCCCTGCTGATCCGCCAGGACAAG GTCCTGAGGACCTTCGACTCCATGATCAGCTCAAACTGCACCCAGGAGCTGGAGAACACCGGGGTGGATGTCTGGAAGCACACGCAG GTCAAGACAGTCACCAAGTCCCCTTGCGGGCTGCTGGATGTGACAGTGACCTCCTCGGTGCCTGGCCACAAGCCAACGGAGGGAGTGATCCAGGACGTGGACTGCCTGCTGTGGGCCGTGGGGCGGGAGCCCAACACCAAGGAGCTGTGCCTGGACCAAGTG GGTGTGCAGGTGGACGCCAAGGGCCATGTGGTGGTGGACGAGTACCAGAACACCACCAGGAGAGGCATCTACGCCGTCGGGGACGTCTGTGGGAGAGCCCTCCTCACCCCAG TGGCCATTGCAGCTGGCAGAAAGCTGGCCCACAGGCTCTTTGAGGGCAAGCAGGACTCCCGCTTGGACTACCATGACATCCCCACCGTTGTCTTCAGCCACCCACCCATCGGCACCGTTGGTCTCACCGAAG ACGAAGCTGTGGCCACGCACGGGAGGGAGAACGTGAAGATCTACAGCACGTCCTTCACCCCCTTGTACCACGCCATCACCCAGAGGAAGGTTAAGTGCGTCATGAAGCTGGTGTGTGCTGGCAAGGAGGAGAAG GTGGTGGGATTGCACAtgcaggggctgggctgtgaCGAAATGCTGCAGGGCTTTGCCGTGGCCATCAAAATGGGGGCCACCAAGGCCGACCTGGACAACACTGTCGCCATTCACCCTACTTCTGCCGAAGAGCTGGTGACGATGCGCTGA
- the GSR gene encoding glutathione reductase, mitochondrial isoform X3 produces the protein MAAAAYELLVLGGGSGGLAGARRAAELGARVALVEPRRFGGTCVNVGCVPKKVMWNAAVHAEFVHDHTDYGFETPGVKFNWRTMKEKRDAYVRRLNEIYENNVKKAHIDIIRGYGKFTADPEPTIEVDGKKYTAPHILIATGGHPAVPPDSKIPGASLGITSDGFFDLEELPRRSVIVGAGYIAVEIAGILSTLGSKSSLLIRQDKVLRTFDSMISSNCTQELENTGVDVWKHTQVKTVTKSPCGLLDVTVTSSVPGHKPTEGVIQDVDCLLWAVGREPNTKELCLDQVGVQVDAKGHVVVDEYQNTTRRGIYAVGDVCGRALLTPVAIAAGRKLAHRLFEGKQDSRLDYHDIPTVVFSHPPIGTVGLTEDEAVATHGRENVKIYSTSFTPLYHAITQRKVKCVMKLVCAGKEEKVKAVT, from the exons ATGGCGGCGGCTGCCTAcgagctgctggtgctgggcgGCGGGTCGGGGGGGCTGGCCGGGGCGCGCCGGGCGGCGGAGCTGGGGGCCCGCGTCGCGCTGGTGGAGCCGCGCCGCTTCGGGGGCACCTGC GTCAACGTCGGGTGCGTGCCAAAGAAG GTGATGTGGAACGCAGCGGTCCACGCGGAATTTGTCCACGATCACACCGACTATGGCTTCGAAACGCCTGGTGTCAAGTTCAACTGGAG AACAATGAAAGAGAAACGTGATGCTTACGTGAGGCGCCTGAATGAGATCTATGAGAATAACGTAAAGAAG GCTCACATCGACATCATTCGGGGCTATGGCAAGTTCACGGCTGACCCTGAGCCTACCATCGAGGTGGATGGGAAGAAGTACACAGCTCCTCACATCCTTATAGCCACGGGTGGGCACCCGGCTGTTCCTCCCGACAGCAAGATTCCTG GCGCCAGCCTGGGAATCACCAGTGACGGCTTCTTCGACCTGGAGGAACTGCCCAG GCGCAGCGTCATTGTCGGTGCCGGCTACATCGCGGTGGAAATTGCGGGGATCCTTTCCACGCTAGGCTCCAAGTCATCCCTGCTGATCCGCCAGGACAAG GTCCTGAGGACCTTCGACTCCATGATCAGCTCAAACTGCACCCAGGAGCTGGAGAACACCGGGGTGGATGTCTGGAAGCACACGCAG GTCAAGACAGTCACCAAGTCCCCTTGCGGGCTGCTGGATGTGACAGTGACCTCCTCGGTGCCTGGCCACAAGCCAACGGAGGGAGTGATCCAGGACGTGGACTGCCTGCTGTGGGCCGTGGGGCGGGAGCCCAACACCAAGGAGCTGTGCCTGGACCAAGTG GGTGTGCAGGTGGACGCCAAGGGCCATGTGGTGGTGGACGAGTACCAGAACACCACCAGGAGAGGCATCTACGCCGTCGGGGACGTCTGTGGGAGAGCCCTCCTCACCCCAG TGGCCATTGCAGCTGGCAGAAAGCTGGCCCACAGGCTCTTTGAGGGCAAGCAGGACTCCCGCTTGGACTACCATGACATCCCCACCGTTGTCTTCAGCCACCCACCCATCGGCACCGTTGGTCTCACCGAAG ACGAAGCTGTGGCCACGCACGGGAGGGAGAACGTGAAGATCTACAGCACGTCCTTCACCCCCTTGTACCACGCCATCACCCAGAGGAAGGTTAAGTGCGTCATGAAGCTGGTGTGTGCTGGCAAGGAGGAGAAG
- the GSR gene encoding glutathione reductase, mitochondrial isoform X2 codes for MAAAAYELLVLGGGSGGLAGARRAAELGARVALVEPRRFGGTCVNVGCVPKKVMWNAAVHAEFVHDHTDYGFETPGVKFNWRTMKEKRDAYVRRLNEIYENNVKKAHIDIIRGYGKFTADPEPTIEVDGKKYTAPHILIATGGHPAVPPDSKIPGASLGITSDGFFDLEELPRRSVIVGAGYIAVEIAGILSTLGSKSSLLIRQDKVLRTFDSMISSNCTQELENTGVDVWKHTQVKTVTKSPCGLLDVTVTSSVPGHKPTEGVIQDVDCLLWAVGREPNTKELCLDQVGVQVDAKGHVVVDEYQNTTRRGIYAVGDVCGRALLTPVAIAAGRKLAHRLFEGKQDSRLDYHDIPTVVFSHPPIGTVGLTEDEAVATHGRENVKIYSTSFTPLYHAITQRKVKCVMKLVCAGKEEKGFAVAIKMGATKADLDNTVAIHPTSAEELVTMR; via the exons ATGGCGGCGGCTGCCTAcgagctgctggtgctgggcgGCGGGTCGGGGGGGCTGGCCGGGGCGCGCCGGGCGGCGGAGCTGGGGGCCCGCGTCGCGCTGGTGGAGCCGCGCCGCTTCGGGGGCACCTGC GTCAACGTCGGGTGCGTGCCAAAGAAG GTGATGTGGAACGCAGCGGTCCACGCGGAATTTGTCCACGATCACACCGACTATGGCTTCGAAACGCCTGGTGTCAAGTTCAACTGGAG AACAATGAAAGAGAAACGTGATGCTTACGTGAGGCGCCTGAATGAGATCTATGAGAATAACGTAAAGAAG GCTCACATCGACATCATTCGGGGCTATGGCAAGTTCACGGCTGACCCTGAGCCTACCATCGAGGTGGATGGGAAGAAGTACACAGCTCCTCACATCCTTATAGCCACGGGTGGGCACCCGGCTGTTCCTCCCGACAGCAAGATTCCTG GCGCCAGCCTGGGAATCACCAGTGACGGCTTCTTCGACCTGGAGGAACTGCCCAG GCGCAGCGTCATTGTCGGTGCCGGCTACATCGCGGTGGAAATTGCGGGGATCCTTTCCACGCTAGGCTCCAAGTCATCCCTGCTGATCCGCCAGGACAAG GTCCTGAGGACCTTCGACTCCATGATCAGCTCAAACTGCACCCAGGAGCTGGAGAACACCGGGGTGGATGTCTGGAAGCACACGCAG GTCAAGACAGTCACCAAGTCCCCTTGCGGGCTGCTGGATGTGACAGTGACCTCCTCGGTGCCTGGCCACAAGCCAACGGAGGGAGTGATCCAGGACGTGGACTGCCTGCTGTGGGCCGTGGGGCGGGAGCCCAACACCAAGGAGCTGTGCCTGGACCAAGTG GGTGTGCAGGTGGACGCCAAGGGCCATGTGGTGGTGGACGAGTACCAGAACACCACCAGGAGAGGCATCTACGCCGTCGGGGACGTCTGTGGGAGAGCCCTCCTCACCCCAG TGGCCATTGCAGCTGGCAGAAAGCTGGCCCACAGGCTCTTTGAGGGCAAGCAGGACTCCCGCTTGGACTACCATGACATCCCCACCGTTGTCTTCAGCCACCCACCCATCGGCACCGTTGGTCTCACCGAAG ACGAAGCTGTGGCCACGCACGGGAGGGAGAACGTGAAGATCTACAGCACGTCCTTCACCCCCTTGTACCACGCCATCACCCAGAGGAAGGTTAAGTGCGTCATGAAGCTGGTGTGTGCTGGCAAGGAGGAGAAG GGCTTTGCCGTGGCCATCAAAATGGGGGCCACCAAGGCCGACCTGGACAACACTGTCGCCATTCACCCTACTTCTGCCGAAGAGCTGGTGACGATGCGCTGA